The proteins below come from a single Treponema phagedenis genomic window:
- a CDS encoding DUF2715 domain-containing protein, with product MKKILLITSALFCASLLAAEVSISVGPAFTNVYSRAKEKGETNWEAAGETLSEAGKALKEKINAGSSVKMNAPAFAVDIHGNIVYGFVQFAFPTKTWESAFEEENKKRILEKGAFIMDGQIGAGYNFFNTSPFNLYVGGGLGVNVVRTERALNFGKIGKLDFGQVKYTNTNAMMGLGANILAHYYFTKNVGIYAGLADTIYFLTLANSKKISWGEIEIKPDKNEKVKVSDVFTNSFNAKLGLSVKF from the coding sequence ATGAAAAAGATTTTATTAATTACAAGTGCGCTTTTTTGCGCAAGTTTGCTTGCTGCGGAAGTTTCAATTTCTGTTGGACCGGCTTTTACCAATGTGTATTCGCGTGCCAAAGAAAAGGGTGAAACCAATTGGGAAGCAGCTGGCGAGACTCTCTCAGAAGCAGGTAAAGCCTTAAAAGAAAAAATAAATGCCGGCAGCAGCGTTAAAATGAACGCGCCCGCTTTTGCTGTTGATATTCACGGAAACATTGTCTATGGGTTTGTGCAGTTTGCATTTCCTACAAAAACTTGGGAAAGTGCATTTGAAGAAGAAAACAAAAAGCGAATATTAGAAAAAGGTGCCTTTATTATGGACGGTCAAATAGGTGCCGGTTATAATTTTTTTAATACCTCACCTTTTAACCTTTATGTAGGCGGCGGACTGGGTGTGAATGTTGTAAGAACTGAACGAGCTCTTAATTTTGGTAAAATTGGTAAACTGGACTTCGGACAAGTTAAGTATACCAATACCAATGCCATGATGGGACTCGGTGCGAATATTCTTGCACATTACTATTTCACAAAAAATGTCGGTATTTATGCGGGGCTTGCAGATACTATATATTTCCTAACCCTTGCAAATAGCAAAAAAATTTCATGGGGAGAGATAGAAATAAAGCCCGACAAAAACGAAAAAGTGAAAGTAAGCGATGTGTTTACCAACAGCTTTAATGCAAAGTTAGGCTTATCGGTAAAATTCTAA